A single genomic interval of Mycolicibacterium sp. MU0053 harbors:
- a CDS encoding non-ribosomal peptide synthetase → MRRKLSERGLASARDEAPAAGAAAPALSDGQLRMWFVQAADPSGALLNIAVSYRLTGVLDAAKLHEAVDAVAGRHSVLRTTYHADQNGAPHPKVDPDLRPAWTMHDLAELSERARQLRLEVLAQREFAAPFDLTQDSPLRITLVRTAPDEHVLLLVAHHIAWDDGAWRVFFGDLTRAYTGAGLDPEPRRTGGPGGIDTATVEDDIAYWRTVMADMPEPLELPGPSGSAVPSSWRSARSAVRLSAGTAERIAELARESGCTPYMVLLAAFGALIHRYTHSDDFLVVTPVLNRDADAEDTIGYYGNTVAMRLRPAATLTFRELLAQTRETALGAFAHQRVNLDRMVRELNPDRRHGAERLTRVSFGFREPDGGGFCPPGVQCRRAELRGQLTQLPLGFMVEFDRTGALVEAEHLVEILEPALAQQLLDHFAVLLDSALQSPDTALARLRLLDDADAAWLAEMSRGEQFDTPPSTLGDLVTAQVERTPDAVAVVYEGRRFSYREINESANQVAHWLIEQGIGAEDRVAVLLDKSPELVIIALGIVKAGAVYLPVDPTYPADRLSFILGDCDAKLVIREPITGLEGYRTDNPTDADRVRPLTPQNTAYLIYTSGTTGLPKGVPVPHRPIAEYFVWFQGDYQIDANDRLLQVASPSFDISIGEVFGTLACGARIVIHKPGGLNDIGYLTDLLRDEGITAMHFVPSLLGLFLSLPGVNQWRTLQRVPIGGEPLPGEVADKFHATFDAMLHNFYGPTETVVNASRFKVQGKQGTRIVPIGKPKINTQLYLLDDALQPVPVGVIGEIYIGGTHVAHGYHRRPGLTAERFVADPFTPGARLYRSGDLARRNADGDIEFVGRADEQVKIRGFRIELGDVAAAISVDPSVGQAVVVVSDLPQLGKSLVGYLTPVAGEPLETVDVDRIRTRVAAALPEYMVPAGYVVLEEIPITSHGKIDKTALPRPEIVATTVFREPSTATERQVAGLFAQLLARPRVGADDSFFDLGGHSLLATKLVAAVRSTCGVDIGVREVFELATVAEIAAHIDALAAGTAGPTRPRLVPTPHEGPAPLSSSQLRSWFTYRVDGPSVVNNIPFAAKLSGPVDTAALCAAVGDLVDRHEILRTTYREIDGVPYQIVNAAAGLAVRVADGADAQWITAQLDAERAHIFDLEHEWPIRAAVLRADGAHVLALTMHHIAGDHWSATVLFTDLLVAYLARCGGEAPTWAPLPVQYADYGAWQAELLSENTGIAGPQREYWIEQLQGLPAETGLRPDHPRPPVLSGVGDAIAFELGAATRQRLTALGAELGVTEFMILQAAVAVALHKAGGGLDIPIGSPVAGRTEAELDQLIGFFINILVLRNDLRGNPTVRELLGRTREMALAAYAHQDLPFDQVVDAVSPVRSLSRNPLFGVVVHVREQLPTDRVIDSGAERGKAPTTFSALEPDFDAAHADLQLSFFAGEDGYRCHAIYRAELYDRDTMVRFADWLSRVVEAFADNPDVALRDIEVVDAAERRRILTEWSAAGGAARAYVLDETLKCVPVGVVGEIYTAGGPLAAAQCSGAAQTAVRFVANPFGNPDGAESDSRLYRTGERGRWRPDGVLELIGRTDVAVAPPAAAARASEPPSTDTERTLAALLEEVLDVTDVGRHDDFFTLGGDSILAVQLAARARDVGLNLKARMVFEHPVLQELAAVVDTAPEIGAASPSGDAPDDSAQTRHAPMAASGLSADELADLTASWGTQNGAQ, encoded by the coding sequence ATGCGGCGCAAGCTGAGCGAACGCGGCCTCGCCAGCGCGCGCGACGAGGCACCGGCCGCCGGCGCGGCGGCACCGGCCCTGTCGGACGGTCAGCTGCGGATGTGGTTCGTGCAGGCCGCCGATCCGAGCGGGGCGCTGCTGAACATCGCGGTGTCCTATCGCCTCACCGGCGTGCTGGACGCCGCCAAGCTGCACGAGGCCGTCGACGCGGTCGCCGGACGCCACAGCGTGCTGCGGACCACCTATCACGCCGATCAGAACGGTGCACCCCATCCAAAGGTGGATCCCGATCTGCGTCCGGCGTGGACCATGCATGACCTCGCGGAGCTTTCCGAGCGCGCCCGGCAGCTGCGGCTGGAGGTGCTGGCGCAGCGGGAGTTCGCCGCACCCTTCGACCTGACCCAGGATTCGCCGCTGCGAATCACGCTGGTGCGCACCGCACCCGACGAACACGTGCTGCTGTTGGTGGCCCACCACATCGCCTGGGACGACGGCGCGTGGCGGGTGTTCTTCGGCGACCTGACCCGCGCCTACACCGGTGCGGGGCTGGACCCGGAACCGCGCCGGACGGGCGGCCCGGGCGGCATCGACACCGCCACCGTCGAGGACGACATCGCCTACTGGCGCACCGTGATGGCCGACATGCCCGAACCGCTCGAGCTGCCCGGTCCGAGTGGTTCGGCGGTGCCGAGCAGTTGGCGTTCGGCCCGCAGTGCGGTGCGGCTGTCGGCCGGTACCGCCGAGCGCATCGCCGAGCTGGCCAGGGAATCCGGCTGCACGCCGTACATGGTGCTGCTCGCGGCGTTCGGCGCGCTGATCCACCGCTACACCCACAGCGATGACTTCCTGGTGGTCACCCCGGTGCTCAACCGCGACGCCGACGCCGAGGACACCATCGGCTACTACGGCAACACCGTGGCCATGCGGTTGCGACCCGCCGCCACGCTCACCTTCCGGGAACTGCTGGCCCAGACCCGCGAAACCGCGCTGGGCGCCTTCGCGCATCAGCGGGTCAACCTCGACCGGATGGTCCGCGAACTCAACCCCGACCGCCGCCACGGCGCCGAACGTCTGACCCGGGTCAGCTTCGGTTTCCGCGAACCCGACGGCGGCGGCTTCTGCCCGCCGGGTGTGCAGTGCCGTCGCGCCGAACTGCGGGGCCAGCTGACCCAGCTGCCGCTGGGCTTCATGGTCGAATTCGACCGCACCGGAGCGCTGGTCGAGGCCGAGCACCTGGTGGAGATCCTGGAGCCCGCCCTGGCGCAACAGCTGCTCGATCATTTCGCGGTGCTGTTGGACAGCGCGCTGCAGTCCCCGGACACCGCGCTGGCCCGGCTGCGCCTGCTCGACGACGCGGATGCCGCGTGGCTCGCGGAGATGTCACGCGGCGAGCAGTTCGACACCCCGCCGTCGACGCTCGGTGACCTGGTGACCGCGCAGGTCGAGCGGACCCCCGACGCCGTCGCGGTGGTCTACGAGGGCCGACGCTTCAGCTACCGCGAGATCAACGAGTCGGCCAATCAGGTGGCGCACTGGCTCATCGAGCAGGGCATCGGCGCCGAGGACCGCGTCGCGGTGTTGCTGGACAAGTCACCCGAACTGGTGATCATCGCGCTCGGGATCGTCAAGGCCGGCGCGGTGTACCTGCCGGTCGACCCGACCTACCCGGCGGACCGGCTGTCGTTCATCCTCGGTGACTGCGACGCGAAACTCGTTATCCGCGAGCCGATCACGGGGTTGGAGGGCTACCGGACCGACAACCCCACCGATGCCGATCGGGTGCGCCCACTGACCCCGCAGAACACCGCGTATCTGATCTACACCTCGGGCACCACCGGACTGCCCAAGGGGGTGCCGGTGCCGCACCGGCCCATCGCGGAGTACTTCGTCTGGTTCCAGGGCGATTATCAGATCGACGCGAACGACCGGTTGCTGCAGGTGGCCTCGCCCAGCTTCGACATCTCGATCGGCGAAGTGTTCGGCACCCTGGCCTGCGGGGCCCGGATCGTCATCCACAAGCCGGGCGGGCTCAACGACATCGGCTATCTGACCGATCTGCTACGCGACGAGGGCATCACCGCGATGCACTTCGTGCCGTCGCTGCTGGGTCTGTTCCTGTCGCTGCCCGGCGTCAACCAGTGGCGCACGCTGCAACGCGTGCCCATCGGCGGCGAACCGCTGCCCGGCGAGGTGGCCGACAAGTTCCACGCCACCTTCGACGCGATGCTGCACAACTTCTACGGGCCCACCGAAACGGTGGTCAACGCCAGCCGATTCAAGGTGCAGGGCAAGCAGGGCACCCGGATCGTGCCGATCGGCAAGCCCAAGATCAACACGCAGCTGTATCTGCTCGACGACGCGCTGCAGCCGGTCCCGGTCGGCGTCATCGGCGAGATCTACATCGGCGGCACCCATGTCGCCCACGGTTACCATCGCCGGCCCGGCCTGACCGCCGAACGCTTTGTCGCCGACCCGTTCACCCCCGGCGCGCGGCTGTACCGCTCCGGCGATCTGGCGCGCCGCAACGCCGACGGCGACATCGAGTTCGTCGGCCGCGCCGACGAACAGGTCAAGATCCGCGGCTTCCGCATCGAATTGGGCGATGTGGCCGCGGCGATCTCGGTCGACCCGAGCGTCGGCCAGGCCGTCGTCGTCGTCAGTGACCTGCCGCAGCTGGGCAAGAGCCTGGTGGGCTATCTGACCCCGGTGGCGGGGGAGCCGCTGGAGACCGTCGACGTCGACCGGATCCGCACCCGCGTCGCCGCCGCCCTGCCCGAGTACATGGTGCCGGCGGGATACGTGGTGCTCGAGGAGATCCCGATCACCTCGCACGGCAAGATCGACAAGACCGCGCTGCCGCGTCCCGAGATCGTGGCCACCACCGTGTTCCGGGAACCGTCCACCGCCACCGAACGCCAGGTCGCCGGCCTGTTCGCGCAGCTGCTGGCGCGGCCGCGGGTCGGCGCCGACGACTCGTTCTTCGACCTCGGTGGGCACTCGCTGTTGGCCACGAAACTCGTTGCGGCCGTGCGCTCGACGTGCGGTGTCGACATCGGGGTGCGCGAGGTCTTCGAACTGGCGACCGTCGCCGAGATCGCCGCGCACATCGATGCGTTGGCGGCCGGTACCGCCGGGCCCACGCGACCGCGACTGGTGCCGACCCCGCACGAGGGTCCGGCACCGCTGTCGTCGTCGCAGCTGCGCAGTTGGTTCACCTACCGGGTCGACGGTCCCAGCGTGGTCAACAACATTCCGTTCGCGGCGAAGCTGAGCGGGCCCGTGGACACCGCGGCGTTGTGCGCCGCGGTGGGCGATCTGGTGGATCGGCACGAGATCCTGCGCACCACCTACCGGGAGATCGACGGCGTGCCGTATCAGATCGTGAACGCCGCGGCCGGGTTGGCTGTGCGCGTCGCGGACGGCGCGGACGCGCAGTGGATCACCGCGCAGTTGGACGCCGAGCGCGCCCACATCTTCGACCTGGAGCACGAGTGGCCGATCCGGGCCGCGGTGCTGCGCGCTGACGGCGCGCACGTGCTGGCGCTGACGATGCACCACATCGCCGGCGATCACTGGTCGGCCACGGTGCTGTTCACCGATCTGCTGGTCGCCTACCTGGCGCGCTGCGGCGGCGAGGCCCCGACCTGGGCACCGCTGCCGGTGCAGTACGCCGACTACGGCGCCTGGCAGGCCGAGCTGCTGTCCGAGAACACCGGAATCGCTGGGCCGCAACGCGAGTATTGGATCGAACAGTTGCAGGGGCTGCCGGCCGAGACCGGGCTGCGTCCGGATCACCCGCGCCCGCCGGTGCTCAGCGGCGTCGGCGATGCGATCGCCTTCGAGCTGGGGGCCGCGACCCGGCAGCGGTTGACCGCGCTGGGCGCCGAGCTCGGCGTCACCGAGTTCATGATCCTGCAGGCCGCGGTGGCCGTGGCGCTGCACAAGGCCGGTGGGGGACTGGACATCCCGATCGGCAGCCCGGTGGCCGGGCGTACCGAGGCCGAACTGGATCAGCTCATCGGGTTCTTCATCAACATCCTGGTGCTGCGTAATGACCTGCGCGGCAATCCGACCGTGCGCGAACTGCTGGGGCGTACCCGGGAGATGGCGCTGGCCGCCTACGCGCATCAGGATCTGCCGTTCGATCAGGTGGTCGACGCGGTGAGCCCGGTGCGCTCGTTGTCGCGCAACCCCCTGTTCGGCGTCGTCGTCCACGTGCGCGAGCAGCTGCCGACCGACCGGGTGATCGACAGCGGGGCCGAACGCGGCAAAGCGCCTACCACGTTCTCGGCCCTGGAGCCGGATTTCGATGCCGCACACGCGGATCTGCAGCTGAGCTTCTTCGCCGGCGAGGATGGCTACCGTTGCCACGCCATCTACCGTGCCGAGCTGTACGACCGTGACACCATGGTGCGGTTCGCGGACTGGCTCAGTCGGGTGGTCGAGGCCTTCGCCGACAATCCCGATGTCGCGCTGCGCGACATCGAGGTCGTCGATGCGGCCGAGCGCCGCCGCATCCTCACCGAGTGGAGTGCCGCCGGCGGCGCCGCGCGGGCCTATGTGCTCGACGAGACCCTCAAGTGTGTCCCGGTCGGCGTCGTGGGTGAGATCTATACGGCCGGCGGACCGCTGGCCGCGGCCCAATGCAGCGGGGCGGCGCAGACCGCGGTCCGGTTCGTCGCGAATCCGTTCGGCAATCCGGATGGTGCAGAATCCGATTCGCGGCTGTACCGCACCGGGGAACGGGGCCGCTGGCGCCCCGATGGGGTGCTGGAGCTGATCGGCCGCACCGACGTCGCCGTCGCCCCACCGGCGGCGGCTGCGCGTGCGAGCGAACCGCCGAGCACCGACACCGAGCGGACGCTGGCGGCGCTGCTCGAAGAGGTCCTCGACGTCACCGATGTCGGCCGCCACGACGACTTCTTCACCCTCGGCGGCGACAGCATCCTGGCCGTGCAGTTGGCGGCGCGGGCGCGCGACGTCGGCCTGAACCTCAAGGCGCGGATGGTGTTCGAGCATCCCGTGCTGCAGGAGCTCGCCGCCGTGGTCGACACCGCGCCGGAGATCGGGGCCGCCTCGCCGAGCGGCGACGCCCCCGACGACAGCGCGCAGACCCGCCACGCACCGATGGCGGCCTCGGGCCTGTCCGCCGACGAACTGGCCGATCTGACCGCCTCCTGGGGCACCCAGAACGGGGCGCAGTGA